In a genomic window of Streptomyces roseoviridis:
- a CDS encoding J domain-containing protein: protein MDVSVDQGVGDGSEERPEGERPEGARPEGARPGRDRSDGDRSDGDRPEARLDQAVRVAEQALIEFEIAVETFRVEVENFSRLHHQKLGPMYARLDELDAQIAEARAARTGDPEDVRRAQEARAAVMPMPGVEELFHDWVDSDGLSAEAAAMLTDRPVQPPKRVRPSDEVRKLYRDLARKAHPDLARDEDERKRRDEFITRVNAAYARGDEGLLRELSEEWAAGPVPESRLSEAEELYARLEWLAHRKEMLSVVARELEESAIGAMLRMAPDDPDRLLEEIAEQLLAQVGEREAELAALVA from the coding sequence GTGGACGTGAGCGTGGACCAGGGCGTGGGTGACGGGTCCGAGGAGCGACCCGAGGGCGAGCGGCCTGAGGGCGCACGACCTGAGGGCGCACGACCCGGTCGTGATCGGTCCGACGGCGACCGGTCCGACGGTGATCGGCCGGAGGCGCGGCTCGATCAGGCCGTGCGGGTGGCCGAGCAGGCCCTGATCGAGTTCGAGATCGCGGTGGAGACCTTCCGGGTCGAGGTGGAGAACTTCTCCCGCCTGCACCATCAGAAGCTCGGCCCGATGTACGCGCGTCTCGACGAGCTGGACGCGCAGATCGCGGAGGCCAGGGCGGCGCGTACCGGGGATCCGGAGGACGTGCGGCGGGCGCAGGAGGCGCGGGCCGCGGTCATGCCGATGCCCGGGGTGGAGGAGCTGTTCCACGACTGGGTCGACTCCGACGGCCTGTCCGCGGAGGCGGCGGCGATGCTGACGGACCGGCCGGTGCAGCCGCCGAAGCGGGTGCGGCCGTCCGACGAGGTCCGCAAGCTGTACCGGGACCTGGCGCGCAAGGCGCATCCGGATCTCGCGCGGGACGAGGACGAGCGCAAGCGGCGCGATGAGTTCATCACGCGGGTGAACGCGGCCTACGCCCGTGGCGACGAGGGTCTGCTGCGGGAGCTGTCCGAGGAGTGGGCGGCCGGGCCGGTGCCGGAGTCGCGGCTGAGCGAGGCCGAGGAGCTGTACGCGCGTCTGGAGTGGCTGGCGCACCGCAAGGAGATGCTGTCGGTGGTCGCGCGGGAGCTGGAGGAGAGCGCGATCGGCGCGATGCTGCGGATGGCGCCGGATGATCCGGACCGGTTGCTGGAGGAGATCGCCGAGCAGTTGCTCGCGCAGGTCGGTGAGCGTGAGGCGGAGCTCGCGGCGCTCGTGGCGTAG
- a CDS encoding rhodanese-like domain-containing protein, producing the protein MNFAPLPSVDVASVPADALVLDVREDDEWAAGHVEGALHVPMSEFVARFGEVTEAVAEGRRAFVMCRVGGRSAQVTQYLVAQGVDAVNVDGGMLAWEGAGRPMVTDDGSPAYVL; encoded by the coding sequence ATGAATTTCGCCCCGCTGCCGTCGGTCGACGTGGCTTCGGTGCCGGCCGATGCCCTGGTGCTGGATGTCCGTGAGGACGACGAGTGGGCGGCCGGTCACGTCGAGGGTGCTTTGCACGTTCCGATGAGTGAGTTCGTGGCGCGGTTCGGTGAGGTCACCGAGGCCGTGGCGGAGGGGCGTCGGGCGTTCGTGATGTGCCGGGTGGGTGGCCGGTCGGCGCAGGTCACGCAGTACCTGGTGGCGCAGGGCGTCGACGCGGTGAACGTGGACGGCGGAATGCTGGCGTGGGAGGGCGCGGGGCGTCCGATGGTGACGGACGACGGAAGCCCGGCGTACGTGCTGTAA
- a CDS encoding acyl-CoA dehydrogenase family protein translates to MDFTFTEEQHAAAETAKAVFADVPPDAVPSPALTQGAVDNDFDRALWTRLADTDLLGLVLDPTHGGAGLDAIALCLVLRESARALARIPLLETSAVALTLQHHAPAETTDALLPRVARGELVLTAASHGRTGHDPAPLAVTAHRDSTGWTLDGHTSTVPWAHQADRIAVPAHTPDGRTVLALLPRDHTGLTLADQYGTHGELLAALHLDDVRLDPTDVIDTEGAWEELHALLTTGTCALALGLGEQVLTMTSRYTGTREQFGHPVATFQAVAVQAADRYIDLRAMEVTLWQAAGRLSTAADGPLPAAADIAVAKIWASEGVRRVVQTAQHLHGGFGADTDYPLHRYHAWAKHLELSLGPAAAHEEALGDLLASHPLA, encoded by the coding sequence GTGGACTTCACCTTCACCGAGGAACAGCACGCGGCCGCCGAAACGGCCAAGGCCGTCTTCGCCGACGTCCCACCCGACGCCGTACCCAGCCCCGCCCTCACCCAAGGCGCGGTCGACAACGACTTCGACCGCGCCCTCTGGACCCGGCTCGCCGACACCGACCTGCTCGGCCTCGTCCTCGACCCCACCCACGGCGGCGCGGGACTCGACGCCATCGCCCTCTGCCTCGTCCTGCGCGAATCAGCCCGCGCCCTCGCCCGGATCCCCCTCCTCGAAACCAGCGCGGTCGCCCTCACCCTCCAGCACCACGCCCCCGCCGAAACCACCGACGCCCTGCTCCCCCGCGTCGCCCGCGGCGAACTCGTCCTCACCGCCGCCTCCCACGGCCGCACCGGCCACGACCCGGCCCCCCTCGCCGTCACCGCCCACCGCGACAGCACCGGCTGGACCCTCGACGGCCACACCAGCACCGTCCCCTGGGCCCACCAGGCCGACCGCATCGCCGTCCCCGCGCACACCCCCGACGGCCGCACCGTCCTCGCCCTGCTGCCCCGCGACCACACCGGCCTCACCCTGGCCGACCAGTACGGCACCCACGGCGAACTCCTCGCCGCACTCCACCTCGACGACGTCCGCCTCGACCCCACCGACGTCATCGACACCGAAGGCGCCTGGGAAGAACTCCACGCACTGCTCACCACCGGCACCTGCGCCCTCGCCCTCGGCCTCGGCGAACAGGTCCTCACGATGACCAGCCGGTACACCGGCACACGCGAACAGTTCGGCCACCCCGTGGCCACCTTCCAGGCCGTCGCCGTCCAGGCAGCCGACCGCTACATCGACCTGCGCGCCATGGAGGTCACCCTCTGGCAGGCCGCCGGGCGGCTCAGCACCGCGGCCGACGGCCCACTCCCCGCCGCCGCGGACATCGCCGTCGCCAAGATCTGGGCATCAGAAGGCGTACGCCGCGTCGTCCAGACCGCCCAGCACCTCCACGGCGGCTTCGGCGCCGACACCGACTACCCCCTGCACCGCTACCACGCCTGGGCCAAGCACCTCGAACTCTCCCTCGGCCCCGCCGCCGCCCACGAGGAGGCACTCGGCGACCTGCTCGCCTCCCACCCCCTCGCCTGA
- a CDS encoding 2Fe-2S iron-sulfur cluster-binding protein, translating into MPSPSAARAGFHPLRVSEVEQLTDDSVAVTFAVPPELRDAFRHTPGQHVALRRTGPDGTEIRRTYSICAPAATEDETPVLRVGIRLVDGGEFSTYALKELAVGHTVEVMEPTGRFTLTPRPGHFAAVVGGSGITPVLSMAATLLAREPEARFCLVRSDRTAASTMFLDEVADLKDRFPDRFQLVTVLSREEQQAGLPSGRLDRERLTTLLPTLLPVGDIDGWFLCGPFGLVQNAEQALRELGVDRGRIHQEIFHVDDGSAPAPAQTADAPAHATLTATLHGRSGNWPVQRGETLLETVLRARADAPYACKGGVCGTCRAFLVSGEVRMDRNFALEPEETDAGYVLACQSHPATPEVELDFDR; encoded by the coding sequence ATGCCGTCCCCCAGCGCCGCACGGGCCGGGTTCCATCCGCTCCGCGTGAGCGAGGTCGAGCAGCTCACCGACGACTCCGTGGCCGTCACCTTCGCCGTCCCGCCGGAACTGCGCGACGCGTTCCGCCACACCCCCGGCCAGCACGTCGCCCTGCGCCGCACCGGACCGGACGGCACGGAGATCCGCCGCACGTACTCGATCTGCGCCCCCGCCGCAACCGAGGACGAGACACCCGTCCTGCGCGTCGGCATCCGCCTCGTCGACGGCGGCGAGTTCTCCACCTACGCCCTGAAAGAACTCGCCGTGGGCCACACCGTCGAGGTCATGGAGCCGACGGGCCGCTTCACCCTGACCCCGCGCCCCGGCCACTTCGCCGCCGTCGTCGGCGGCAGCGGCATCACCCCGGTCCTGTCGATGGCCGCCACCCTGCTCGCCCGCGAGCCCGAGGCCCGCTTCTGCCTCGTCCGCAGCGACCGCACCGCGGCCTCCACGATGTTCCTCGACGAGGTCGCCGACCTCAAGGACCGCTTCCCCGACCGCTTCCAGCTCGTCACCGTGCTCTCCCGCGAGGAACAGCAGGCCGGCCTCCCCTCCGGGCGCCTCGACCGCGAGCGGCTCACCACCCTGCTGCCGACGCTCCTCCCGGTCGGCGACATCGACGGCTGGTTCCTGTGCGGCCCCTTCGGCCTCGTGCAGAACGCCGAACAAGCTCTGCGCGAGCTCGGCGTCGACCGCGGACGCATCCACCAGGAGATCTTCCACGTCGACGACGGCTCCGCACCCGCCCCGGCCCAGACAGCCGACGCGCCCGCCCACGCCACGCTGACCGCCACCCTGCACGGCCGGTCCGGCAACTGGCCGGTCCAGCGGGGCGAGACGCTCCTGGAGACCGTGCTGCGCGCCCGGGCGGACGCCCCGTACGCCTGCAAGGGCGGAGTGTGCGGCACCTGCCGCGCCTTCCTCGTCTCCGGCGAGGTGCGCATGGACCGCAACTTCGCCCTGGAGCCCGAGGAGACCGACGCCGGCTACGTCCTGGCCTGCCAGTCCCACCCCGCCACACCAGAGGTCGAGCTCGACTTCGACCGCTGA
- the paaD gene encoding 1,2-phenylacetyl-CoA epoxidase subunit PaaD codes for MVTGTPATTAPTPLEEELARIAGAVPDPELPVLTLAELGVLRGVHVHGPGRVEVELTPTYTGCPAIEAMSSDIEHALHEHGVPEVSVVTVLSPAWSTDDITEEGRRKLAEFGIAPPRPQGPAGGPVPLTLAIRCPHCGSTDTELLSRFSSTACKALRRCTACREPFDHFKEL; via the coding sequence ATGGTGACCGGCACCCCGGCCACCACGGCCCCCACCCCGCTCGAAGAGGAACTGGCCCGGATCGCCGGCGCCGTCCCCGACCCCGAGCTGCCCGTCCTCACCCTCGCCGAACTCGGCGTCCTCCGCGGCGTCCACGTCCACGGCCCCGGCCGCGTGGAGGTCGAGCTCACCCCCACCTACACCGGCTGCCCGGCCATCGAGGCGATGTCCTCCGACATCGAGCACGCCCTGCACGAGCACGGCGTGCCCGAGGTCTCCGTCGTCACCGTCCTCAGCCCCGCCTGGTCGACGGACGACATCACCGAGGAAGGGCGCCGCAAACTCGCCGAGTTCGGCATCGCCCCGCCCCGCCCCCAGGGCCCCGCCGGCGGACCGGTCCCGCTCACCCTGGCGATCCGATGCCCCCACTGCGGCTCCACCGACACCGAACTCCTCAGCCGCTTCTCCTCCACCGCGTGCAAGGCACTGCGCCGCTGCACCGCCTGCCGTGAACCGTTCGACCACTTCAAGGAGTTGTAG
- the paaC gene encoding 1,2-phenylacetyl-CoA epoxidase subunit PaaC: protein MTSQTTTVPAATLALGDDALVLAQRLGEWAGSAPVLEEEVALANIALDLLGQARVLLSLVGDEDELAYLREERAFRNCQLVEQPNGDFAHTIARQLYFSTYQRLLYGRLAATDGPLAGLAAKAVKEVAYHQDHAEHWTLRLGDGTDESHQRMQQACDALWRYTGELFQPLDGLDLDTEAMERAWLDSVTTVLEKATLTVPSGPRTGAWSAGAGRQGLHTESFGRMLAEMQHLHRSHPGASW from the coding sequence GTGACCAGCCAGACCACCACCGTCCCGGCCGCGACACTCGCCCTCGGCGACGACGCCCTCGTCCTCGCCCAGCGCCTGGGGGAGTGGGCCGGCAGCGCCCCCGTCCTCGAAGAAGAAGTCGCCCTCGCCAACATCGCACTCGACCTCCTCGGCCAGGCCCGCGTCCTGCTCTCCCTCGTCGGCGACGAGGACGAACTCGCCTACCTCCGTGAGGAACGCGCCTTCCGCAACTGCCAGCTCGTCGAACAGCCCAACGGCGACTTCGCCCACACCATCGCCCGCCAGCTCTACTTCTCCACCTACCAGCGGCTCCTGTACGGGCGGCTCGCCGCCACCGACGGCCCACTGGCCGGGCTCGCCGCCAAGGCCGTCAAGGAAGTCGCCTACCACCAGGACCACGCCGAGCACTGGACCCTGCGCCTCGGCGACGGCACCGACGAGAGCCACCAGCGGATGCAGCAGGCCTGCGACGCCCTGTGGCGCTACACCGGCGAGCTGTTCCAGCCCCTCGACGGCCTGGACCTCGACACCGAGGCCATGGAGCGCGCCTGGCTCGACTCCGTCACCACCGTCCTCGAAAAGGCCACCCTCACCGTCCCCTCCGGACCGCGCACCGGCGCCTGGAGCGCCGGCGCCGGCCGCCAGGGCCTCCACACCGAGTCCTTCGGCCGCATGCTCGCCGAGATGCAGCACCTGCACCGCAGCCACCCGGGGGCGTCATGGTGA
- the paaB gene encoding 1,2-phenylacetyl-CoA epoxidase subunit PaaB — MTTDGWPLWEVFVRSRRGLSHTHAGSLHAPDAEMALRNARDLYTRRSEGVSLWVVPSTAITASSPDEKDPFFEPSADKPYRHPTFYEIPDGVKHL; from the coding sequence ATGACCACCGACGGATGGCCGCTGTGGGAGGTGTTCGTGCGCTCGCGCCGCGGACTGTCCCACACCCACGCCGGCAGCCTGCACGCCCCCGACGCCGAGATGGCCCTGCGCAACGCCCGCGACCTCTACACCCGGCGCAGCGAAGGCGTGTCCCTCTGGGTCGTCCCCTCCACCGCGATCACCGCCTCCTCGCCCGACGAGAAGGACCCCTTCTTCGAACCCTCCGCGGACAAGCCCTACCGCCACCCGACCTTCTACGAGATCCCGGACGGGGTGAAGCACCTGTGA
- the paaA gene encoding 1,2-phenylacetyl-CoA epoxidase subunit PaaA yields the protein MTAGTAETTTATAGTEAPQAALEAVFDAAVAADERIEPRDWMPDAYRAGLIRQIAQHAHSEIIGMQPEANWITRAPSLRRKAILMAKVQDEAGHGLYLYSAAETLGASRDELLDKLHSGRQKYSSIFNYPTLTWADVGAIGWLVDGAAITNQVPLCRCSYGPYARAMVRVCKEESFHQRQGYEALLALSRGTEAQHAMAQDAVNRWWWPSLMMFGPPDDESTHSAQAMAWKIKRHSNDELRQRFVDIAVPQAESLGLTLPDPDLKWNEERGHYDFGPIDWAEFWDVLKGNGPCNEQRLNKRRQAHEDGAWVRDAAAAYAQKHQQHTGHQAEDHAGHEPGHDTGRTAGQHTDGEARA from the coding sequence ATGACCGCAGGTACGGCAGAGACGACGACAGCGACAGCGGGGACGGAGGCGCCCCAGGCCGCACTCGAAGCGGTGTTCGACGCCGCCGTCGCCGCCGACGAGCGCATCGAGCCCCGCGACTGGATGCCCGACGCCTACCGGGCGGGCCTGATCCGCCAGATCGCCCAGCACGCCCACTCCGAGATCATCGGCATGCAGCCCGAGGCGAACTGGATCACCCGCGCCCCCAGCCTGCGGCGCAAGGCGATCCTCATGGCCAAGGTCCAGGACGAGGCAGGCCACGGCCTGTATCTGTACAGCGCGGCCGAGACCCTCGGCGCCAGCCGCGACGAGCTCCTCGACAAGCTCCACTCCGGCCGCCAGAAGTACTCGTCGATCTTCAACTACCCGACGCTGACCTGGGCCGACGTCGGCGCCATCGGCTGGCTCGTCGACGGCGCCGCCATCACCAACCAGGTCCCCCTCTGCCGCTGCTCCTACGGGCCCTACGCCCGCGCGATGGTCCGCGTGTGCAAGGAGGAGTCCTTCCACCAGCGCCAGGGGTACGAGGCACTGCTCGCCCTCTCCCGCGGCACCGAGGCCCAGCACGCCATGGCCCAGGACGCGGTGAACCGCTGGTGGTGGCCGTCGCTGATGATGTTCGGCCCGCCGGACGACGAGTCCACCCACTCCGCCCAGGCGATGGCGTGGAAGATCAAGCGGCACTCCAACGACGAACTGCGCCAGCGCTTCGTCGACATCGCCGTCCCCCAGGCCGAGAGCCTCGGCCTCACCCTCCCCGACCCCGACCTCAAGTGGAACGAGGAGCGCGGGCACTACGACTTCGGCCCCATCGACTGGGCCGAGTTCTGGGACGTCCTCAAGGGCAACGGCCCGTGCAACGAGCAGCGACTCAACAAGCGCCGCCAGGCCCACGAGGACGGCGCCTGGGTCAGGGACGCCGCCGCGGCATACGCCCAGAAGCACCAGCAGCACACCGGACACCAGGCCGAAGACCATGCCGGACACGAGCCCGGCCACGACACCGGCCGCACGGCCGGACAGCACACGGACGGGGAGGCACGCGCATGA
- a CDS encoding DUF5819 family protein, protein MDSYDDGGPGGSDPGGSPERVAEGPRTGIAALSMPYQVVAAVALAVLGVFACVHLAMVFLHVAPSNTLTKQHGEAVDEWVYPEFEQNWKLFAPNPLQQNISVEVRAEITGADGGRTTTGWIDLSAQDTARIRGSFLPSHTAQNELRRAWDFYLNSHTDDHRPNGLRGELSAEYMRRIVLLRLDERALGGTVQKIQLRSATRGVPAPAWSNEKADTAPVFRTAPWWRITPADRPAGAGTRTEADR, encoded by the coding sequence ATGGACTCGTACGACGACGGGGGCCCGGGCGGGTCCGATCCGGGCGGTTCGCCCGAACGGGTGGCGGAAGGGCCGAGGACCGGCATCGCGGCGCTGTCCATGCCGTACCAGGTGGTCGCGGCCGTCGCCCTCGCCGTCCTCGGCGTCTTCGCCTGCGTCCACCTCGCGATGGTCTTCCTGCACGTGGCGCCCTCGAACACGCTGACCAAGCAGCACGGCGAGGCCGTCGACGAATGGGTCTACCCGGAGTTCGAGCAGAACTGGAAGCTCTTCGCGCCCAACCCGCTCCAGCAGAACATCTCCGTCGAGGTCCGCGCCGAGATCACCGGCGCGGACGGCGGCCGCACCACCACCGGGTGGATCGACCTGTCCGCCCAGGACACGGCGCGGATCCGCGGCAGCTTCCTGCCCAGCCACACCGCGCAGAACGAGCTGCGCCGGGCTTGGGACTTCTACCTCAACTCGCACACCGACGACCACCGCCCCAACGGGCTGCGCGGCGAGCTCTCCGCGGAGTACATGCGGCGGATCGTGCTCCTGCGCCTCGACGAGCGGGCGCTCGGCGGCACCGTGCAGAAGATCCAGCTGCGTTCGGCCACCCGGGGTGTCCCCGCCCCCGCCTGGAGCAACGAGAAGGCCGACACGGCCCCCGTCTTCCGCACCGCGCCCTGGTGGCGGATCACCCCCGCCGACCGCCCCGCCGGTGCCGGAACCCGTACGGAGGCCGACCGATGA
- a CDS encoding HTTM domain-containing protein: MSRTPAAERPRVPFDRRLAAAVQKVTANALGPYQTAIVRIGFSFTWLLFLLREWPHRLELYGPDGPWSWEMGHRLITDNNAFTVLMWSDGRLWFEIVYGLAVLSALLMLLGWHTRAVSVVFMAGVLSLQNRSIFMGDGGDNVIHLMALYLVLTRCAQVWSLDARRAARGRDGGAAGPLLWTVLGGFLMAATFFSGTTGEWWLLVLLWVLWLGQGLWWLVSRYAPEEPRTLLDVVANLAHNATLVVIMAEVCLIYATAGWYKVQGSRWQDGTALYYPLQLDYFSPWPALSDLLGASGLIVLLLTYGTVMVQVAFPFTLFNRKVKNVLLAAMMLEHAGIAVLLGLPFFSLAMIAADAVFLPTAFLVWLGARTARGRDRVLRRPRAEAVPPERSRSGDEHSPRTLVG; the protein is encoded by the coding sequence ATGAGCCGCACACCCGCCGCCGAGCGGCCCCGCGTGCCCTTCGACCGGCGGCTCGCCGCCGCCGTGCAGAAGGTCACGGCGAACGCCCTTGGCCCCTACCAGACCGCGATCGTCCGCATCGGCTTCTCCTTCACCTGGCTGCTGTTCCTGCTCCGCGAGTGGCCCCACCGGCTGGAGCTGTACGGCCCCGACGGCCCCTGGTCCTGGGAGATGGGCCACCGGCTCATCACCGACAACAACGCCTTCACGGTGCTCATGTGGTCGGACGGCCGGCTCTGGTTCGAGATCGTCTACGGCCTCGCGGTGCTCTCCGCCCTCCTGATGCTGCTCGGCTGGCACACCCGGGCCGTCTCGGTGGTCTTCATGGCCGGAGTGCTCTCGCTGCAGAACCGCTCCATCTTCATGGGCGACGGAGGCGACAACGTCATCCACCTGATGGCGCTCTACCTCGTCCTCACCCGCTGCGCGCAGGTCTGGTCGCTCGACGCCCGGCGCGCCGCGCGCGGCCGCGACGGCGGGGCCGCGGGGCCCCTGCTGTGGACCGTCCTCGGCGGCTTCCTGATGGCCGCCACCTTCTTCTCCGGCACCACCGGCGAGTGGTGGCTGCTGGTGCTGCTGTGGGTGCTGTGGCTGGGGCAGGGCCTGTGGTGGCTGGTGAGCCGCTACGCCCCCGAGGAGCCGCGCACGCTTCTCGACGTGGTGGCCAACCTCGCCCACAACGCCACCCTCGTCGTGATCATGGCCGAGGTCTGCCTGATCTACGCCACGGCCGGCTGGTACAAGGTCCAGGGCTCGCGCTGGCAGGACGGCACCGCGCTGTACTACCCGCTCCAGCTCGACTACTTCTCGCCCTGGCCCGCCCTCTCCGACCTCCTGGGCGCGAGCGGGCTGATCGTGCTGCTGCTGACCTACGGCACCGTGATGGTGCAGGTCGCCTTCCCCTTCACCCTCTTCAACCGCAAGGTCAAGAACGTCCTGCTCGCGGCGATGATGCTGGAGCACGCCGGCATCGCCGTGCTGCTCGGCCTGCCGTTCTTCTCGCTCGCGATGATCGCCGCGGACGCGGTCTTCCTGCCGACGGCGTTCCTGGTGTGGCTGGGCGCGCGGACGGCGCGCGGCCGCGACCGGGTGCTGCGCAGGCCGCGGGCCGAGGCGGTGCCGCCGGAGCGGAGCCGTTCGGGTGACGAGCACAGTCCCCGTACCCTCGTCGGGTGA
- a CDS encoding TrmH family RNA methyltransferase, whose translation MSTTEEQAVPVQDGEPIQYDEAYGPEVGVGPHPRPWPRGEQYDPELLAGGDRRNVVDRYRYWTREAIVADLDTRRHDFHVAVENWSHDFNIGSVVRTANAFLAKEIHIVGRRRWNRRGAMVTDRYQHVRHHPDTEALTAWAAAEDLPIIGIDNLPGAVPLERTVLPRRCVLLFGQEGPGLTEEARARAEMVCSIAQFGSTRSINAGAAAAIAMHAWVQRYAEID comes from the coding sequence GTGAGCACCACCGAAGAACAGGCCGTGCCGGTCCAGGACGGCGAGCCGATCCAGTACGACGAGGCGTACGGCCCCGAGGTCGGCGTCGGGCCGCATCCGCGGCCGTGGCCTCGGGGCGAGCAGTACGACCCGGAACTGCTGGCCGGCGGCGACCGGCGCAACGTCGTGGACCGCTACCGGTACTGGACGCGCGAGGCGATCGTGGCGGACCTGGACACCCGGCGCCACGACTTCCACGTGGCGGTGGAGAACTGGAGCCACGACTTCAACATCGGGTCGGTGGTGCGGACGGCCAACGCCTTCCTGGCGAAGGAGATCCACATCGTGGGCCGGCGGCGCTGGAACCGGCGCGGGGCGATGGTCACCGATCGCTACCAGCACGTACGCCACCACCCGGACACCGAGGCGCTGACCGCCTGGGCGGCGGCCGAGGACCTGCCGATCATCGGCATCGACAACCTGCCGGGCGCCGTGCCGCTGGAGCGGACCGTGCTGCCGCGGCGGTGTGTGCTGCTGTTCGGCCAGGAAGGCCCCGGCCTCACGGAGGAGGCGCGGGCGCGGGCCGAGATGGTCTGCTCCATCGCCCAGTTCGGTTCCACGCGGTCGATCAACGCGGGGGCGGCCGCGGCGATCGCGATGCACGCGTGGGTGCAGCGGTACGCGGAGATCGACTGA
- the paaN gene encoding phenylacetic acid degradation protein PaaN, with protein sequence MATAQLTTDRLAEKHRSTLDQALATIRTRAYWSPHPEHPKAYGENGSLDAAAGLAAYQDLLGKRFELDQPGTDGWTGGETSPYGPALGVEYPHADIDVLLPAMRAGTAAWRDAGPEARALVCLEILARISARTHEFAHAVMHTSGQAFMMAFQAGGPHAQDRGLEAVAYAYEEQTRTPAGLTAWSKPQGKRDPLELSKEFTPVGRGIGLVIGCNTFPTWNGYPGLFASLATGNPVLVKPHPRAVLPLALTVRVAREVLAEAGFDPNLVALAVERPGEGIAKTLAVRPEIRIIDYTGSTAFGDWLEANARQAQVYTEKAGVNTVVVDSTDDYKGMLSNLAFSLSLYSGQMCTTPQNLLIPRDGITTDQGPKSYDEVVADLAAAVGGLLGDDARANALLGALVNPDVKARLEAAAALGEVALASREVVNPEFPDAVVRTPVIVKLDGSKPDSEAAYFSECFGPVSFAVQVDSTADALELLRRTVREKGAMTIGAYTTSAETERAIEEVCLEESAQLSLNLTGGVYVNQTAAFSDFHGSGGNPAANAALCDGAFVSNRFRVVEIRRQA encoded by the coding sequence ATGGCCACCGCTCAGCTGACCACCGACCGTCTGGCCGAGAAGCACCGGTCCACACTCGATCAGGCCCTCGCCACGATCCGCACCCGCGCCTACTGGTCCCCGCACCCGGAGCACCCGAAGGCCTACGGGGAGAACGGGTCGCTGGACGCCGCGGCCGGCCTCGCCGCCTATCAGGACCTGCTCGGCAAGCGCTTCGAGCTCGACCAGCCCGGCACCGACGGCTGGACCGGCGGCGAGACCTCGCCGTACGGCCCGGCGCTCGGCGTCGAGTATCCGCACGCCGACATCGACGTGCTGCTGCCCGCCATGCGCGCCGGCACGGCCGCGTGGCGTGACGCCGGGCCCGAGGCCCGCGCCCTGGTGTGCCTGGAGATCCTCGCCCGGATCTCCGCCCGCACCCACGAGTTCGCGCACGCGGTCATGCACACGAGCGGCCAGGCGTTCATGATGGCCTTCCAGGCCGGCGGCCCGCACGCCCAGGACCGTGGCCTGGAGGCCGTGGCGTACGCGTACGAGGAGCAGACCCGCACCCCGGCCGGCCTCACGGCCTGGTCCAAGCCGCAGGGCAAGCGGGACCCGCTGGAGCTCAGCAAGGAGTTCACGCCGGTCGGCCGCGGCATCGGCCTGGTCATCGGCTGCAACACCTTCCCGACGTGGAACGGCTACCCGGGCCTGTTCGCCTCCCTCGCCACGGGCAACCCGGTGCTGGTCAAGCCGCACCCGCGCGCCGTCCTGCCGCTGGCCCTCACGGTCCGCGTCGCCCGCGAGGTCCTCGCCGAGGCCGGCTTCGACCCCAACCTGGTGGCGCTGGCCGTCGAGCGTCCCGGCGAGGGCATCGCCAAGACCCTGGCCGTCCGCCCCGAGATCCGGATCATCGACTACACGGGCTCGACCGCCTTCGGCGACTGGCTGGAGGCCAACGCCCGCCAGGCGCAGGTCTACACCGAGAAGGCGGGCGTCAACACGGTCGTCGTCGACTCCACCGACGACTACAAGGGCATGCTCTCCAACCTGGCGTTCTCCCTGTCCCTGTACAGCGGCCAGATGTGCACCACCCCGCAGAACCTGCTGATCCCCCGCGACGGCATCACCACCGACCAGGGCCCGAAGTCGTACGACGAGGTGGTCGCCGACCTCGCCGCCGCGGTCGGCGGCCTGCTCGGCGACGACGCCAGGGCCAACGCGCTGCTCGGCGCGCTGGTCAACCCGGACGTCAAGGCCCGCCTGGAGGCCGCGGCGGCGCTGGGCGAGGTGGCGCTCGCCTCCCGCGAGGTCGTGAACCCGGAGTTCCCGGACGCCGTGGTGCGCACCCCGGTCATCGTGAAGCTCGACGGCTCCAAGCCGGACTCCGAGGCCGCCTACTTCTCCGAGTGCTTCGGCCCGGTCTCCTTCGCCGTCCAGGTCGACTCGACCGCCGACGCCCTGGAGCTGCTGCGCCGCACGGTCCGCGAGAAGGGCGCCATGACGATCGGTGCCTACACGACCTCCGCCGAGACCGAGCGCGCGATCGAGGAGGTCTGCCTGGAGGAGTCGGCGCAGCTCTCGCTGAACCTCACCGGCGGTGTCTACGTCAACCAGACCGCCGCCTTCTCCGACTTCCACGGCTCGGGCGGCAACCCCGCCGCCAACGCCGCCCTGTGCGACGGAGCCTTCGTCTCCAACCGCTTCCGCGTGGTGGAGATCCGCCGCCAGGCCTGA